In Bifidobacterium scardovii JCM 12489 = DSM 13734, the genomic stretch CCCCACCATCTGGGCGCCGTACTACACGCTGCACAAGATCCTCGCCGGCCTGATCGACGCCTACAACTACGCGGGCAACGAGACCGCGCTCGACGTGGCCTCCAAGGTGGGCGACTGGGTCTATGACCGCCTGTCCAAGCTGCCGCACGAGCAGCTGCAGAACATGTGGAGCATGTACATCGCCGGCGAGTTCGGCGGCATGAACGAGTCGCTCGCCAACCTGTACGCCATCACCAGCAACCCCAAGCACCTGGCCGCCGCGCGCCTGTTCGACAACGACCGCCTGATGGTGCCGATGCGCCAGCACGTCGACGCGCTGGGCGGCATGCACGCCAACCAGCACATCCCGCAGGTGATCGGCTCGGTCAAGCTGTTCGAGCAGACCGGCGTGCCCTACTACCTCGAGCAGGCGAAGTTCTTCTACGAGTCGGTCACCGGCCACCACCTCTACGCGCTGGGCGGCACCGGCCAGGGCGAGATGTTCCACCAGCCCGACGAGATCGGCAACCTGATCTTCGAGAACACGGCCGAAAGCTGCGCCTCGTACAACATGCTCAAGCTGGCCGCCGAGCTCTACCAGTACTTCCCGCAGGCGCAGTACGGCGACTACTACGAGCTGACCACGCTCAACCACATCGCCGCCACCACCGACCATGTGCCCGAGGGCGGGTCCCTGTACTTCTTCCAGACCCAGCCGGGCGGGCAGAAGAGCTTCGACGTGGAGAACAGCTGCTGCCACGGCACCGACCTCGAATCGCACTTCTACTACGCGCAGGGCTCCTACTACGCGGACGCCGACGCGCTGTACGTGCGCCTGTACCTCAACGGCACGCTGGACGACGAGGCCGCGAAGCTCGCCGTCCACGTCGACGACCTGGCGCCTGAGCACGTGCGCATCGACGTCGAACGCCTGGCCAAGAACACGCTGCGCCTGCGCGTGCCGGGCTGGAGCGCCGGCAAGGTCGCGGTGAAGGTCAACGGCCAGCCGCTGGGCGCCCTCGTGGTCGACGCCGCCCGCACCGACTCCGGCGAACTCGCGTTCACCGCCGGCGCGCTCGGCCTCGCCTCCTGGGACGGCGCCAGCGTCGAGCTCGACTTCGAGCCGCACATGCACCTGGCCCCGACCCCGGACCGTCCGGAGCTGGCCGCCGTGGAGTGGGGCCCGTACGTGCTCGCCGCGCTGAGCGAGAGCACCGACTACCTCGACGTGCCCGTCGACGGGTCCGACCCGGATGCGGCGTTCGAGCGCGAGGAGGGCACCCTGACCTTCACGCACAAGGCCACCGGCCTGAAGTTCGTGCCGCTCGAGCAGATCAACGAGGAGCACTACCACGCCTACGTGCGCGTGAAGTAGCGCAAGCTCCAACGGCTTCCCCGACCGGGGAAGCCGTTTTTTCGTCGTGGCCGCGCCGATCCGCGCGCGGCCACGGAACCCATACGGCATATACGTTTTGGCGGCGATGCCGCCGTGACATGGAAGGATGTCCGATGCAACTGGTCAATGATGATGGGAATCCGGCGCCGCACGGCCCGGTTCTGCTCGATCCCGACGGAGTGGCGTGCGCGCTCGCACCGGTCCGCGTCGGCGCGCTCGTCAACGGGACGACGTTCAGCCTGCCGGCGGACGGCACCGCGGCGCACGGCCTCGCCGCCAGCGCGGACTGCGCTCCGGCCGAGAACGACGACCCGTACGCGCGCTACACGCTGACGCTGCGCAACGACGGCGACGACGCGCTGACGATCGACGATCTGTACCTCGATCTGGGCGTGGCGGCCAGCGCTGCCGGCGCCGACAGCGCCGCGGGGACGGCGCCGGCCGGCGGATCCGCGGAACCGCTCGACACGCCGGACGCCTACCTGCTGCTACCCTATGCCGGGCAGAGCGGGCGCCGGCTGCTCGTCATGCCGTACGACACCACGCAGTTCGATCTGTGCGAGCCGCTGGCGCTCGCCGGCACGTCCATCGCCGTCCGATGCTATCTGCGGGCGGCAGCCCGCCGACACGCGGCGGAATACGCCACCCATCACTGGGTCAATCCGGCCAGGTCGTTCACGCTCGCCCCGCATCGCGCGGCATCGTTCACGCTGCTGCTCGCCTTCGCCGCGAGCGAGCACGATGCGGCGAGCTTCCTCGTACGCTTCGCCGAAACGCCGCTCGGCTACGAGGACGGCGCCAACGGCATGCAGTCGCTGTACCACTTCCTGCTCGACGACCCCAAGTCCATCCACGCCAGCCGCGACATGGTCAACGGCTCGGTCAGCGCGACCATCACCGACGGCAGGCTCGCCTCGCTGACCACGCCGACCGGCGGCATCGAGGCGATCGACCCGGACATGGGCTTCGGCGACGCGTCCGTGACCTACGCCGACGGCCGCTCCTACTCCACGAT encodes the following:
- a CDS encoding beta-L-arabinofuranosidase domain-containing protein, which encodes MSDNTALTDQQIVEQDAQTLYIGNTGTVEFDLNLPTEGKNGSAVSWQTSDDRWIKTDGTVHMPEYGRGDRNVTLTATLTYGEASATREFTVKVLEQANKIKVKEFFPIEVTAGAGSTYELPMFAAVRTDDDRLISQRINWDDGVEHQAGEPGDVSYHGVIDGSTIEVTGTVHVVDHDPNAPVDAAPKVKALPIDHVRLTGEGFLARNQARRIAYLKTVDDDQLLVEFRTASGLDTKGAPLMIGWDAPDSLLRGHTTGHFISAYALAYAASGDETIKAKLDYVVDSLAEVQRAFAAKPGFHPGFLSAYSERQFDELEKYAPYPTIWAPYYTLHKILAGLIDAYNYAGNETALDVASKVGDWVYDRLSKLPHEQLQNMWSMYIAGEFGGMNESLANLYAITSNPKHLAAARLFDNDRLMVPMRQHVDALGGMHANQHIPQVIGSVKLFEQTGVPYYLEQAKFFYESVTGHHLYALGGTGQGEMFHQPDEIGNLIFENTAESCASYNMLKLAAELYQYFPQAQYGDYYELTTLNHIAATTDHVPEGGSLYFFQTQPGGQKSFDVENSCCHGTDLESHFYYAQGSYYADADALYVRLYLNGTLDDEAAKLAVHVDDLAPEHVRIDVERLAKNTLRLRVPGWSAGKVAVKVNGQPLGALVVDAARTDSGELAFTAGALGLASWDGASVELDFEPHMHLAPTPDRPELAAVEWGPYVLAALSESTDYLDVPVDGSDPDAAFEREEGTLTFTHKATGLKFVPLEQINEEHYHAYVRVK